Proteins encoded by one window of Bradyrhizobium sp. B097:
- a CDS encoding YopT-type cysteine protease domain-containing protein: MYNRIGDSSGGAYQEYKSSQSMDDGEFARRVADLALQGTLSLGGSCDKMGLCCSKPDVSDAGIQPPSSFNPSMPALPSSSSSSSSEAPIIPLSEYRTAKLRGANVDGICTGLAAEWLLNLPSSPSSRMRALRPGSQTHASAAMRQRRYEDLKGQFQGNLSFQPKDIMFQEAGLRPSQERRAYVLGTSSQIAEIANEVSKDPSIYLFSLRFAGDGAHSVMTSTSNGMTTLFDPNYGEFAVRSDRMSDLLRSLLDDYRGYNGDDIVAVVTQKMS; the protein is encoded by the coding sequence ATGTATAACCGAATCGGTGACTCATCCGGAGGCGCTTATCAGGAATACAAATCGAGTCAGTCGATGGACGATGGCGAATTTGCCAGAAGAGTTGCGGATCTAGCGCTGCAGGGAACTCTGTCACTTGGCGGTTCGTGCGACAAAATGGGGCTGTGCTGCAGCAAGCCAGATGTCTCCGATGCGGGTATTCAACCTCCGAGCTCTTTCAACCCAAGCATGCCCGCTCTGCCGTCCAGCTCCAGCTCCAGCTCCTCGGAAGCGCCGATCATTCCCCTGTCCGAATACCGCACTGCCAAATTGCGTGGCGCGAATGTAGACGGCATTTGCACTGGCTTGGCGGCGGAGTGGCTCCTCAATCTTCCGAGCAGTCCATCATCGCGAATGCGCGCGCTGCGGCCCGGCTCGCAAACCCACGCCTCAGCTGCCATGCGGCAGCGGCGGTATGAAGACCTGAAAGGCCAATTCCAGGGCAACCTGAGTTTCCAACCAAAAGACATCATGTTTCAGGAAGCAGGCTTGCGACCGTCCCAAGAGCGGAGGGCATACGTGCTAGGCACGTCTTCGCAGATCGCCGAAATCGCGAACGAAGTCAGCAAAGACCCATCAATCTATTTGTTCAGCTTGCGCTTCGCCGGAGACGGCGCACACTCGGTCATGACTTCGACCTCAAATGGAATGACCACTCTCTTCGATCCGAACTATGGAGAGTTCGCCGTCAGATCAGACCGGATGAGCGACTTGCTCAGAAGTCTCCTCGATGATTACAGAGGCTACAACGGCGATGATATCGTGGCAGTCGTCACCCAAAAAATGAGCTGA
- a CDS encoding MFS transporter, giving the protein MLALPLTAIALLDAGPAQTGLLLASGRAPCLVVSLFAGVIVDRLPHRQILWTANVAMAATLATIPLFASLGHLGMIQLYTTSMLVGVAAVIADVAYLACIPTLVDRSQLVRAQSSLELSQASAMAAGPFLAGWLVNAFSAPTAILADSVSFLFAAALLSLVPMRAAGCSAAASSAVLGQVAEGLASLFGNPVLRAVTLASGTFIFWQNAYSAAFLLHLTKDLGFDSRIVGMVLGIGALGGVVGAASSPWAGRAIGLGPVLMIGLAVSAAGMSLAALLTQPFWAAVACVALSQFILWIGQGIYNVQQVPIRYALVPQRLQGRVNASIRSVVWGLASLGALAGGAAAAATGLRATLLASSVLGTASIVWIWRSPLRHTRSLHP; this is encoded by the coding sequence ATGCTGGCGCTGCCGCTGACCGCAATTGCCCTGCTGGACGCGGGACCGGCGCAGACGGGCCTGCTGCTGGCCAGCGGTCGGGCGCCGTGCCTGGTTGTGAGCCTGTTCGCCGGAGTCATCGTGGACCGCCTCCCGCACCGGCAAATCCTTTGGACCGCCAACGTGGCGATGGCGGCAACGCTGGCCACGATTCCGTTGTTCGCGAGCCTTGGACATCTTGGAATGATCCAGCTTTATACGACAAGCATGCTGGTTGGGGTTGCCGCGGTGATCGCGGACGTGGCTTATCTGGCGTGCATACCCACGCTCGTAGACCGCTCTCAGCTGGTTCGGGCGCAGAGTTCACTGGAGCTTAGCCAAGCGAGCGCGATGGCAGCAGGTCCGTTCCTCGCCGGTTGGCTCGTCAACGCGTTCTCCGCCCCGACTGCGATCCTGGCAGACTCGGTCTCATTCCTGTTTGCCGCCGCGTTGCTCTCGCTGGTGCCAATGCGTGCCGCCGGCTGCTCAGCAGCCGCGTCGAGCGCGGTGCTCGGCCAAGTGGCCGAGGGGCTGGCGAGCCTGTTTGGCAATCCGGTATTGAGGGCAGTCACGTTGGCCAGCGGCACATTCATCTTTTGGCAGAACGCGTATTCTGCGGCTTTTCTGCTGCATCTGACCAAAGATCTCGGGTTCGACAGCCGGATCGTCGGCATGGTGCTAGGCATCGGCGCACTTGGCGGTGTGGTCGGCGCGGCTAGCTCACCGTGGGCGGGCCGGGCAATCGGACTCGGCCCTGTTTTGATGATCGGTTTGGCGGTGAGCGCCGCAGGCATGAGCTTGGCGGCCCTGCTCACCCAACCCTTCTGGGCCGCGGTGGCATGCGTGGCGCTCTCCCAATTCATTCTGTGGATCGGCCAAGGGATCTACAACGTGCAGCAGGTTCCCATTCGATATGCGTTGGTCCCGCAGCGCTTGCAGGGCCGGGTCAATGCGAGCATCCGCAGCGTGGTGTGGGGACTGGCCTCATTGGGTGCGCTGGCCGGCGGCGCGGCCGCTGCTGCAACAGGCCTGCGCGCCACGTTGCTCGCGAGCAGCGTGCTTGGCACCGCCTCGATCGTTTGGATTTGGCGGTCGCCCCTGCGCCACACGCGCAGCTTGCATCCGTGA
- a CDS encoding sulfotransferase — protein sequence MAMPQPDPFSTSPVLLGGDNRSGTTLLSIVLDSHPDLVAGPEIDFLEPPNLGPHILRTIDLLVAGDSRVTGTTKNTIDPFWYDGMHFAVQCRRFGLDFDDMRELVSKVMVEVGSDIVSFADRCRLINEIGGLRGARSGAPRWGLKLQRKIAQIDDFVRMWPRAHFVHIVRDGRDVAASHLKTVPDWGYRTVADAARGWLEVVSQAHRIASPGRYLEVRYEDLVSSPRPTLTRILAHLGLPWDEAVLHHAEYEHALFEQPHGHPAAEAAGKPLHQGRIGRHVQDLTRTQIAEFERIAESELARLGYLSVPSLSGDA from the coding sequence ATGGCCATGCCGCAGCCCGATCCATTTTCCACATCGCCAGTGCTGCTCGGCGGCGACAACCGCTCGGGCACCACCTTGCTGAGCATCGTATTGGATTCGCATCCGGATCTGGTGGCCGGGCCGGAGATCGACTTCCTCGAACCGCCCAATCTCGGGCCGCACATTCTGCGCACCATCGACCTGCTTGTGGCCGGCGATTCCCGGGTCACAGGCACGACCAAAAACACGATCGATCCGTTCTGGTATGACGGGATGCATTTCGCGGTGCAGTGCCGCCGGTTCGGTCTCGACTTCGATGACATGCGCGAGCTGGTCAGCAAGGTCATGGTCGAGGTGGGCAGCGACATCGTTTCGTTCGCCGACCGATGCCGGCTTATCAACGAGATCGGTGGGTTGCGCGGGGCACGCAGCGGGGCCCCGCGCTGGGGATTGAAACTGCAGCGTAAGATCGCCCAGATCGACGACTTTGTCCGGATGTGGCCGCGCGCACATTTCGTGCATATCGTGCGGGACGGTCGCGACGTTGCCGCCTCTCATCTGAAGACCGTTCCTGATTGGGGGTACCGAACTGTCGCCGACGCCGCGCGCGGCTGGCTTGAGGTGGTGTCCCAGGCGCATCGGATCGCGTCGCCTGGGCGTTATCTCGAGGTGCGTTACGAGGATCTTGTAAGCAGCCCCCGCCCCACTCTGACCCGAATTCTCGCCCACCTCGGCTTGCCCTGGGACGAGGCCGTGCTGCATCACGCCGAATACGAGCACGCATTGTTCGAACAACCGCACGGTCATCCGGCGGCGGAGGCTGCAGGAAAGCCGCTGCACCAAGGTCGGATCGGTCGTCACGTCCAAGATCTGACGCGAACCCAGATTGCCGAGTTCGAGCGGATCGCCGAAAGTGAGCTCGCCCGACTAGGGTATCTTTCGGTCCCAAGCCTGTCTGGCGACGCGTGA
- a CDS encoding condensation domain-containing protein, translated as MDMKEFGDIDRQPVRLVVWRVNVHDPVCWRPDPRRPSHVQEDHLRSADDGRPGWLGAAFELPGEFNAAALTRAILGWVDRHEALRSRLAKNGSAIHRTTVDPGAVALEKTVVGDCASPDEIARLLEDLFDAETNPLRWPAYVFVTISRPTSTSLLVACDHSISDGYSTALVPYEIHELYTAAIHGVAHQLPPVHSYLDHAESERERLTDLSEGHPAIGHWRELIAANGDQLPDFPLPLGAPEGTLQRTGRMWLLDAAGASEFDRGCRSHGGNAATGIFACLALAGKTLANQRQFHTVAPFHTRYDLRSMRSVGWYVGMSPVSFRVADTLPEILRAARLELRRAKKTAQVPFSKAMELLGAALRDRFMVSYMDYRTVPGSDCWPQWRTRFLISRSSDACETYLWVSRRQDGICVNFRHPGTAIARTAMDDYLAEVVAQACLISGVRPRRGSQLTDLGRL; from the coding sequence ATGGACATGAAGGAATTTGGCGATATTGATCGGCAGCCGGTTCGGCTGGTGGTGTGGCGCGTCAACGTTCACGACCCCGTCTGCTGGCGTCCCGACCCGCGCCGTCCGTCCCATGTTCAGGAGGACCACCTTCGCTCTGCGGACGATGGCCGCCCCGGCTGGCTCGGTGCCGCGTTCGAGTTGCCAGGCGAGTTCAACGCCGCTGCGCTGACCAGAGCGATCCTTGGCTGGGTCGACCGGCACGAGGCGTTACGCAGCCGCTTGGCCAAGAATGGATCGGCAATCCATCGCACCACGGTCGATCCCGGCGCGGTAGCGCTAGAGAAAACCGTGGTGGGTGACTGCGCCAGTCCCGACGAAATTGCCCGGCTGCTGGAAGACCTGTTTGACGCGGAGACCAATCCGCTGCGCTGGCCGGCTTATGTCTTCGTGACGATCAGCCGGCCGACATCCACGAGCCTCCTGGTCGCCTGCGACCACTCCATCAGCGATGGCTACTCGACGGCCTTGGTGCCGTATGAGATCCACGAGCTGTACACGGCCGCGATCCATGGAGTGGCGCACCAGTTGCCACCGGTGCACAGCTATCTGGACCACGCCGAGTCCGAACGGGAGCGACTGACCGATCTGAGCGAGGGCCATCCTGCAATTGGTCATTGGCGCGAGCTGATTGCGGCGAACGGCGATCAATTGCCGGATTTTCCGCTACCACTCGGTGCGCCGGAAGGAACCCTACAGCGCACCGGACGAATGTGGCTGCTCGATGCGGCTGGGGCATCCGAATTCGATCGCGGGTGCAGGTCCCATGGCGGAAACGCGGCGACGGGGATTTTCGCCTGTCTGGCGCTGGCAGGAAAGACACTGGCGAACCAACGACAATTCCACACCGTTGCGCCTTTTCACACCCGATACGATCTGCGGTCGATGCGTTCGGTTGGATGGTATGTCGGGATGAGCCCGGTGAGCTTCCGGGTGGCCGATACGTTGCCGGAAATCCTGCGCGCCGCCCGGCTCGAACTCAGACGCGCCAAGAAGACAGCTCAGGTGCCATTTTCAAAGGCGATGGAGCTGCTCGGCGCCGCATTGCGCGACCGCTTCATGGTATCCTATATGGACTACCGGACAGTGCCCGGGTCGGACTGCTGGCCGCAATGGCGGACGAGATTCCTGATTAGCCGTAGTTCTGATGCTTGCGAGACATACCTTTGGGTCAGTCGCCGGCAGGACGGAATTTGCGTGAACTTCCGTCACCCCGGCACCGCCATTGCGCGAACCGCGATGGACGACTATCTCGCTGAAGTGGTCGCGCAGGCCTGCCTGATCAGCGGCGTTCGTCCGCGCCGCGGCTCTCAATTGACCGACTTGGGGCGGCTGTGA
- a CDS encoding VirK family protein, giving the protein MPFSGRHLLFVVSLLAATNVSTIAKADEPSPKYDAVLSALRSSSNVKLLLDLSRCTTVEGGKPGPPLQGGLMIRSFGVTAQHGIIFADVHQTLDSLGHPVTEYIHHSLSRDGKLTVQAATLAQGAAEVEDQGKFVCELPDGARFVW; this is encoded by the coding sequence ATGCCGTTCAGTGGCAGACACCTATTGTTCGTGGTGTCCTTGCTTGCAGCCACAAACGTGAGCACCATCGCCAAGGCCGATGAGCCTTCGCCAAAATACGACGCGGTGCTCAGTGCCCTGCGGTCCAGCTCGAATGTGAAGCTCCTATTGGACCTGAGCCGCTGTACCACGGTCGAGGGCGGCAAGCCTGGGCCGCCCCTGCAGGGCGGACTGATGATCCGTTCCTTTGGGGTGACCGCTCAGCACGGCATCATCTTCGCCGATGTGCATCAGACTCTGGACAGTTTGGGGCATCCGGTGACGGAGTACATTCACCACAGCCTGAGCCGCGACGGCAAGCTCACGGTGCAGGCCGCTACGCTGGCCCAAGGTGCGGCCGAGGTCGAGGACCAGGGCAAATTCGTATGCGAGCTACCGGATGGCGCGAGGTTCGTCTGGTAG
- a CDS encoding transposase, with product MGLDGKKDVHLDGSSAGAVSRLEVLEGPSGRRVRSEAERARIAAESLLPGAHVSEVARKHGATRWQVYDWRRRFRQRGELPSPEASRPPFAPLAVEGPSEERHVPAVKLEIAMGDVVVRRDASIDGEQLSRVIRAVRASR from the coding sequence ATGGGATTGGACGGCAAAAAGGACGTCCATTTGGACGGCTCGTCGGCTGGGGCGGTCAGCCGGCTTGAAGTGCTTGAAGGACCGTCCGGGCGTCGTGTGCGTTCGGAGGCTGAAAGGGCGCGGATCGCCGCCGAGAGTTTGCTGCCCGGCGCTCATGTGTCGGAGGTGGCGCGCAAGCACGGGGCAACGCGCTGGCAGGTTTACGATTGGCGACGACGCTTTCGACAGCGAGGCGAATTGCCGTCTCCAGAGGCTTCGCGGCCGCCGTTCGCGCCGCTGGCTGTGGAAGGGCCGTCAGAGGAGCGCCACGTTCCGGCGGTCAAGCTCGAGATCGCGATGGGCGACGTCGTGGTGCGGAGGGACGCGTCGATAGATGGGGAGCAGCTGTCTCGGGTGATCCGCGCAGTGCGGGCGTCACGATGA
- a CDS encoding FkbM family methyltransferase, which produces MSSVEVHQHIVSLLQKPNPVILDIGCNDGTDTQHFLTLCPQAQLYCFEPDPRAIARFKKKLGPSLDRVKLLEIAISDRNGMIDFHPSNADGDAKEWDLSGSIRHPKNHLTEYDWVRFDRPFSVETRRLDDWCSEAKLNTVDFIWMDVQGAEADVIAGGMQTVGNTRFIYTEYSDRELYEGQLSLQAILDLLPSFEVAAHYPRAVEGDVLLKNTRF; this is translated from the coding sequence GTGTCATCTGTAGAAGTACATCAGCACATCGTCTCACTTCTTCAGAAACCGAATCCCGTCATCTTGGATATCGGCTGCAATGACGGAACCGATACGCAACATTTTCTCACCCTGTGCCCACAAGCTCAGCTCTACTGCTTTGAGCCGGACCCTCGAGCGATCGCCCGCTTCAAGAAGAAGCTAGGCCCATCCCTCGATAGGGTGAAGCTGCTCGAAATCGCGATCAGTGATCGAAACGGGATGATCGACTTCCATCCAAGCAATGCAGATGGAGACGCAAAGGAATGGGACCTCTCCGGCTCGATACGCCACCCGAAAAACCATCTTACCGAGTATGATTGGGTTCGGTTCGATCGCCCGTTCTCGGTTGAAACCCGACGGCTGGACGATTGGTGCAGCGAAGCCAAGCTGAACACCGTCGATTTCATCTGGATGGATGTCCAAGGAGCCGAGGCCGATGTCATCGCCGGCGGCATGCAGACCGTGGGCAACACGCGTTTCATCTACACGGAATATAGCGACCGCGAGCTCTACGAGGGGCAGCTGTCCCTGCAGGCCATTCTCGACCTATTACCGTCATTCGAAGTGGCAGCCCATTATCCCCGCGCCGTGGAAGGTGATGTACTGCTCAAAAATACGCGCTTCTAA
- the groL gene encoding chaperonin GroEL (60 kDa chaperone family; promotes refolding of misfolded polypeptides especially under stressful conditions; forms two stacked rings of heptamers to form a barrel-shaped 14mer; ends can be capped by GroES; misfolded proteins enter the barrel where they are refolded when GroES binds): MSAKEVKFGVDARDRMLRGVDILANAVQVTLGPKGRNVVLEKSFGAPRITKDGVAVAKEIELEEKFENMGAQMVREVAAKAADAAGDGTTTATVLAAAIVREGAKSVAAGMNPMDLKRGIDLAVEAVVADLQKNSKNVTSNEEIAQVGTISANGDAEIGKFLADAMKKVGNEGVITVEEAKSLETELDVVEGMQFDRGYISPYFVTNADKMRVEMDDAYILINEKKLSSLNELLPLLEAVVQTGKPLIIVAEDVEGEALATLVVNRLRGGLKVAAVKAPGFGDRRKAMLQDIAILTGGQAISEDLGIKLENVTLAMLGRAKKVMIDKENTTIVNGAGKKADIDARVAQIKAQIEETTSDYDREKLQERLAKLAGGVAVIRVGGATEVEVKERKDRVDDAMHATRAAVEEGILPGGGVALLRASEQLKGLRTKNDDQKTGVEIVRKALSWPARQIAINAGEDGSVVVGKVLEQDQYSYGFDAQTGEYSNLVSKGIIDPTKVVRIAVQNAASVAALLITTEAMVAELPKKNAGGPAMPPGGGMGGMDF; this comes from the coding sequence ATGTCAGCCAAAGAAGTCAAGTTCGGCGTAGACGCGCGCGACCGCATGCTGCGCGGTGTCGACATCCTCGCCAACGCCGTGCAGGTCACGTTGGGCCCGAAGGGCCGCAACGTGGTGCTCGAGAAGTCGTTCGGCGCTCCGCGCATCACCAAGGACGGCGTCGCCGTTGCCAAGGAGATCGAGCTGGAGGAGAAGTTCGAGAACATGGGCGCGCAGATGGTGCGCGAGGTCGCTGCCAAGGCGGCGGACGCCGCCGGCGACGGCACCACCACCGCAACCGTGCTCGCGGCAGCCATCGTGCGGGAAGGCGCTAAGTCGGTTGCCGCCGGCATGAACCCGATGGACCTGAAGCGCGGTATCGACCTCGCGGTCGAAGCCGTCGTTGCGGACCTCCAGAAGAACTCGAAGAACGTCACCTCGAACGAGGAGATCGCTCAGGTCGGCACCATTTCGGCCAATGGCGATGCCGAGATCGGCAAGTTCCTCGCCGACGCCATGAAGAAGGTCGGCAACGAGGGCGTGATCACGGTCGAGGAAGCCAAGTCGCTCGAGACCGAACTCGACGTCGTCGAGGGCATGCAGTTCGACCGCGGCTACATCTCGCCCTACTTCGTCACCAACGCCGACAAGATGCGCGTTGAGATGGACGACGCCTACATCCTGATCAACGAGAAGAAGCTCTCCTCGCTGAACGAGCTGCTGCCGCTGCTCGAGGCCGTGGTGCAGACCGGCAAGCCGCTGATCATCGTCGCTGAAGACGTCGAAGGCGAAGCGCTCGCCACGCTCGTCGTCAACCGCCTGCGCGGCGGCCTGAAGGTCGCGGCCGTCAAGGCTCCGGGCTTCGGCGATCGCCGCAAGGCCATGCTGCAGGACATCGCGATCCTGACCGGCGGCCAGGCCATCTCGGAAGACCTCGGCATCAAGCTCGAGAACGTCACGCTCGCCATGCTCGGTCGCGCCAAGAAGGTGATGATCGACAAGGAGAACACCACGATCGTCAACGGCGCCGGCAAGAAGGCCGACATCGACGCCCGCGTTGCCCAGATCAAGGCGCAGATCGAGGAGACCACCTCGGACTACGACCGTGAGAAGCTGCAGGAGCGTCTCGCCAAGCTCGCAGGCGGCGTCGCGGTGATCCGCGTCGGCGGCGCGACCGAGGTCGAGGTGAAGGAGCGCAAGGATCGCGTTGATGACGCGATGCACGCGACCCGTGCGGCGGTCGAGGAAGGTATCCTGCCGGGCGGCGGCGTCGCCCTGCTCCGTGCTTCCGAGCAGCTCAAGGGCCTGCGCACCAAGAACGACGACCAGAAGACCGGCGTCGAGATCGTGCGCAAGGCGCTGTCCTGGCCGGCCCGCCAGATCGCGATCAACGCGGGTGAAGACGGCTCGGTCGTGGTCGGCAAAGTCCTCGAGCAGGATCAGTACTCTTACGGCTTCGATGCGCAGACTGGCGAGTACAGCAACCTTGTCTCCAAGGGCATCATCGACCCGACCAAGGTCGTGCGCATCGCGGTCCAGAACGCTGCCTCGGTGGCCGCGCTCCTGATCACCACGGAAGCGATGGTTGCCGAGCTGCCGAAGAAGAACGCCGGCGGCCCCGCGATGCCCCCGGGCGGCGGCATGGGCGGCATGGACTTCTAA
- a CDS encoding co-chaperone GroES: MNFRPLHDRVVVKRIDAEEKSAGGIIIPDTAKEKPSQGEVIAVGPGGRDETGKLIPIDLQVDDRVLFGKWSGTEVKIDGEELLIMKESDIMGVLTDVFSKKKAA, encoded by the coding sequence ATGAATTTCCGTCCGCTTCACGACCGCGTCGTGGTCAAGCGCATCGACGCTGAAGAGAAGAGCGCTGGCGGCATCATCATTCCCGACACCGCCAAGGAAAAGCCCTCGCAAGGCGAAGTCATCGCAGTTGGCCCGGGCGGCCGTGACGAGACCGGCAAGCTGATTCCGATCGACCTCCAGGTCGACGATCGGGTGCTGTTCGGCAAGTGGTCGGGCACCGAGGTCAAGATCGACGGCGAGGAGCTGTTGATCATGAAGGAGAGCGACATCATGGGCGTTCTCACCGACGTGTTTTCCAAGAAGAAAGCCGCCTAA